The genomic DNA aaaaacacacttaaacttattctttatgcaatgcacaaaacaatccttatacatgaatactatgttgtgatacttgatgcttacgtggaccatacttatgtgatatgttttagtcattagctttcacgagcctccatttgacatgtatagcgctataggagtaacgcaccgccccccttaaacttgggtcatgttgaattaattaaactttcttgcgtaaacagaggttggctagaaatattgcatgccacgctaggttgatctcgtatagactaagttgccatgtggattcgttttaaacttttatacttatacttatacttatgcttaaacttgtaaactcgcctttgcttttgcattgaactttattttaaacatgttacaggctgaggatgatgatgctatgaaatgaagtagcgttgatgcttagatacacatatagacgtttaggtttaatcgttgtataaattttgattatgttgtattgtatttcctttgaacttgatgttatttgatttctttgtaatgttgacaaatgaattatgaaatgaaatcggtttattaaatattgtcacaaatagcgttatgatgtctctagcaatcttcacacttcgtctcatcccgatgtttccgccattggttgagGTGTGACAATTTCCGTTAAAAAATCAGGCTACTTATATTTTATATGAACTTTATTGAgtttatcatatatatatatttattatttaaatgggatttttctataaagttctattattttatttgtaaaaatctacaaatattaattttagtgagttaatttaatttaatttaatttaatttaatttaatttatatatttattttcgttgtttttatcaaatttgtcttatgtgacttataaaaataaataaaatatgagTGTTTAGTTTAGTTAcatattattttatttgttttttaatcAAATTTGTCTTATAtgacttataaaaataaataaaatatgattGTTTAGTTTATTTAcatattattttatttgtttCTTTAAATACAGTTTTTTActgtatttttataaaatcaggTTTGGTTAACTTGATCAAGATGCTACAGGATTAAGTTTTATGGACCTTCGAACCAGATAAAATCTGATTGGAATTTCACAATTCGATTTTGATCAACTTATTCGGATTGGAATCAAAATCTGATTCGGTTGCTTAACAAAATCTGATTTGTGCACCTCTATATGTAGTTTAcactagaggtgtacaaaaaaaccggttttagaaccgaaaccgGAAAAAAAATCGAAATTGGTTTTTTTATAACTGGTTTtagaaccgaaccgaaccggcGGTTGTAGACCAGTCAGTGATCTTAATCTTCGAAACCGGTTTtaaaaccgaaaccggttataaaaaaactgGTTTAAACtggttaaaaccgggttttttttttttttttttttgcataaaccGGTTAAAAATCGACCCTAACCGGTTGGACCGGTTATTGTTTTGAGTAAAAGAAACAGTTAGTAATCGACACCGGCTATAAAAGAAACCGGTTtttgaatttgatgaagaaaACCGGTTAAGTTAAAAACCGGACcaattattagaaaaaaaaaaaaaaaaaaaaaaaaccgatttATACACCTCTAGTTTACACCCTAAAATGGGCCTAACAGTCTGTGACATCCAAGATAAAGCTATCTGGGTTCTCTTCACTACATCCATCGTGGCCATCGGGCAACTTGTGAAGTTAATAAAGGCCTATATAAAGCCTAATGTTGTAGTTTCATATAGATAAGGTAATCTGGGTTCTCTACACCACATCCAGATCTATTGGGTATCATGTGAAGTTAATATAGGCCCATAAAAGCCCAACTATTTACATATTTCAAATCCTTAAAGGGCCATGATTGGGCGTCAAGTTGTGCACACATGGCAAAAATAACGCCCCATAATGCCTCGTACACTGCTCCCTGGGGTGTGATCTTCAGAAAACAGGTGTTGGCGTGATTGTGAAAACGCCTAGTGAGGGGCTTGATCTTGAAAGGAGAGCGTGATGCCATATGTCATATAACCCCAAGGAAGGGGTATTatcataatgccccactacacatgttctaatattaCATTTAGCGTGATTTTTATTCTACATCATGATTCATTTGTTGGCGGTGTCTTTACACATTATGACTTTTGTAATTTGGATGGTACAAATACCTTTGAATATAACCAAGGTTTTAATATTATACACACAAACAAACCGTTAAAACTCCATTAGTTGAAATACTATTCCTTTATTTTTCACATGGTTAATATAGATCTGTCACGTGGTGTGCGATTCAATTATATCACTTTTGTATGCATGTCTCTTAACATACTTTAAGAATGAAAAACAGAACCTCAAGTCTCATATCAAAGACAAATCAAAGATTCAACAATAATAGTTATACTTGAAGTTGCGTAACTCGTGTCCAAAACAAAAATAATTCAAACCACAcgagaaaatggaaaagtcataTAGAGCAcgcatttttttttaatataaaaaaacacGTACCTTTATCAGTTTAGTTTAGTTAATGTACCCCAGAATATTACTGATCCTTACCAAAACTAATCGATACCAAACTGATCTTGTACGATATGACCTATTTTCGTCCCACGCACGTGTTTAACAATATCGTTAACTCAATAAGAAAAATATGTGCCAAACTGATTCGTTACAGTCTGACCCATTTTCGTCCCGCACACGTGTTCAACGATACCATTAACTCAGTAAGAAAAATATGTAGGTTATCGTTAcactattatttatttttttatctttatatAAACAATAACTTAAAAAAAGACCATCTATGGAGTATCTTATCTTTGCTTCAAACCCAAGTTACATCTTTACCTTTTCACACGAAACCTGAACTAAAGTAAATCAAATTAGTTCCACAAATAATTACTTTATGATCTTTATCCCTTTCAACAAATCTAATGTACCAGAAAAAGAATAACGATGCCATAAAGTATCAATCTCATCTCTAATCAAAATCACATTTGCATGACCATATTTACATCtagatcaaaattcaaaaatcaaaactaaaattCTATTTTCTTCCCTTTTTTTAATAGCAAACATCCCTTAAAAATCCACCCCTAAAATCTAAAATCTATAGCTCACTTTGTAACACTAGAAGCCAGCCGCAACACTTTAATAGGAATAAACACGTGATGTCACTAGACAAGACGCATCATGAAAATTGCGGCTCTCTAACCGTGATCCAACTACTTGTAAAAAACCAATCGGGTCTCTCCTCCACCACCAACTGCTGTAACCGACTTGCCGTCGACACACACGCCTCTACTCCAGCCCACGATTCCAATTCCGGCGAGCTAAACGACTTCGTTGTCGTTGTCGTTACCGTTACCATATCCCATCGCTCCGATTCCCATTCCGGAAAATCAAACGGATTTCTTGGCGAATTCGATGGGAATTCATCCTCACCATCCATAAACGGATGATTTAAAAGCATCTCAGCCGTCCATCTTTTACTCACATCTTTCTCAAAACATTTTCCGAGAAAATCTTTTCCGACATCCGACAACTTCCCGGGAATCGCCGGAATGTCATCCCCGGAGCCGATTTTCATCAAAAGCGCGCCTATATCCGTACACCTCCATGCCGGCTTACCAGAAATCATCTCCGACACAACGCACCCAACCGCCCATACATCCGCCGCCGGCCCCTGCTCCCCGCCGGATACAGTTTCCGGCGACATATACAACGGCGTACCTCGTACCTCATATTTAGTATCAAAACCCTCCGCTGCCTCAGCCGCATCCGCCTTTTTCGCTAACCCGAAATCGGCAATCTTAACATTGTCGCCGGAAAACACTAAAACATTCTGAAGCTTGATATCACAATGCACAAACCCTCTCCGGTGAATAAACTGAAGCCCTTTTAATATCGATTTCGTGTACCTTCGAACAACAGATTCCGACAACCTTAAGTTCTCCGAACTCTTCACCTTGTCGGCTAAAGATCCTCCACAAGCATACTCTAATACAACATTATACAATCTTTCACTGTTTTCAAGCGTAAAACATTCGCCGTAACACTCGACAATCTCCGGGCACCCTTTAAGTTCATTCAAGATTGTAAACTCGTTCTTTAAAGAGCTTGACCTGGCCACATGACACGATTTAACCGCGATCAATGGCGGAAAACGTGAAGTATGATTTGCGGGTTTCGCTAAACTAACATTTGCGCTACTACCTTGCCCGATTGCTTGGCATCTGACCCAGTCCTCCATGGGTGGATGCATAAGTTTGTGTATGTGAATTGGGGAAGAAGAAAGTGTGAGTGTAGAATATATAGGTGGATATGGAATATGAGATAATATTAAATTTGGAAACAGAAAGAGCGCGTGATGTTTATTGATATTTATTGGAAACGTGGTTGATATGAGTTTACACGCTTGTAAAATATATATTGATTTGAAGGCGAAGCTTgtgttaaataaattaaaaagttGTAAGgtgtatatacatataataaacgAGGTGGTGGAGGTTGTGCGTTGAGGCAGGGGCGAAAGTTAGAAGGCGCTAGGAGTGTCTGATTCTCTAAACTTTTCGCTCACTAATGTTATACATGTAGCTTTCAAATAGAAAtcttttggtatatacgttttcgacccctggcccggttctatagaaatttttgggtatatacgttttcgacccctctttcaaaaatctcaagcttcgccactgcgtTCAGGTAGTGATGTTGACGTGGTAAAGTATGTAAAGGGAATTGTATCAAATTGTTGGGAGGTCCGTTTCAAAAACCAAAACGTATGCATGATGAAGGTAATTTAAAAGATGCATGTAGCAACGATAAATCTGGAAAACGTgtaatagaaaaacaaaaaacaatttGTGAAAAATTGAATTTTGAAGAAGGTTTGATGATTATACATTTGTGGTTCGATAATTTGTACATTATTATTACACACAACTATGGTCTGAATGAAATTAAACCGAAACTTAAATATAAATAAGTACAACGCAACGGTATatttgtatttttataatacataatttaaaagttataagaaaaacaaaaaaaaaactcatgAGTGGGCCATGTGGCAAATTGTGATTGGGCTAAAAAATATAaacaaagatgaaaagtatacgGTTTAAACTTTAAACCGTAAGAGCATTCACAGTTGATTTTTTATATTCATGTGAATGAGTTAGTTATATTATAAGAAATGATTTTGAGTgattgtgagtgaaggagagagaaaatgttactattTATCTGTAAATATATGAGAACACTTTAGTTGTTGCTTGACAAAGAGGGCAAGAGAAGTCATTATGGATCATGCCTCTGTTGCCAAGAGCAACTTTAGGAGAAGTCATTATGCGATGCTTTTAACCTAGTCCTGCTCACGCACTGCCTTGAATTCGAACCCATTCCCTACACCATTATCCCAACTCCAAACGTCTTGACTACGGGATAAAGTTTTCTGCGCGAGCAAAGTCATCGGCTACTGAATCTAAGTCCACTCTTCATGAGAAGAAGGATCCCATGTCATTTTCCACTGCAGGATATAAACACATTGGCCATTATAGTCATGGAAACAATGCGTATCTTTTCCCTCGGTGACTTCTTATTCTAAGTCAATTCATTAAAAGTTCTCattttctttgtttatttttatctataCTAAATCCTCGGTTTGTACATGCATGTTCTGGCATTGATCCGCTTTGTCAATTTCTCCAAGTTTACCGATGTAAGTCTTTGAACAAATCTTGAGTTTCTAGCAAGTTCCATCTATAGTGAGCTTTTCCCTCGGGCATGAGTAAATTGTCAGTTAGATTACTTCTTTGATTTGAAAGTTTTGTTGATAGCACTTCTCGGATGTGAAAATTTTCCTAATAATTTGAAAATTTTGTTAATAGCACTTCTCTGGTGTGAAATTTTCCCTAATAGCACTTCTATGATCTAAAAATTTGATAGCATTAGTTGTTTATACAACAACTTAGTATTTTGTTCAAAAGCTAATCACTTTCTTAAAAACGTTTGCATTATGCATTATATTACAAGTGTATTGTCACTTTCAATTTTATGTGCAACCTTATTTATCATTTCTTTTAGTTAATGTACGACTTACAATGTATTTAATTGCAGCTGAATTAGAATATGATCGTGTGCACCACTAGACATTTCTTCATTCCGATGCAACGTCACACAAATGGGCTTTTGGATGTGTGACCTTTTTGcctcttccttttgttcttttagTAGTTTCCTATAAAGAAATGCAGTTTATTATCAAGTTCTATCATGGTTCTGTTAGTGCATATTATGTATGTCCGCCACTAtacgaataggctagatagagcgtgtgttgaatattgtataatTGAGATACAGACACGTGACTTTGGAGAGGATGAGAGAGGTTTCTATGGATGTAACACATCCGTGAGGATGTAACTCATTCGTGCAGATGTAGCTACATCCGCACGGACAAGCACATCCACACGGAAGTACTCGTTCGTCCCAATCTCACATGTATATATAGTGTCATGTGTTCGTTAGTTGTTAAGTTTTGGGAGTTTGGCTGGAAAGATTAATGATGCTCTCTCCAACCGGTCAAAAATGTATGCTCTTTTGGTATTAATGGAAGCTTTCTACTTATGACTTTTATTACGAGACTTCTACCAAATTAGCTTTATTCTATCCAAACTTCCGTCTAAACCGTCGTCGGATCCTGAACTCACAATTGGTACGAGAGCTACGGTACCGATTTAATCGACCTAACAGTTGATTGAATCACCTACACTCATCAATTATGGACTTTTAGGGGATTTTAGACGTAAAGCATCAAACAAATGGTCAATTCACAGACAAAAAGTAAAGTGAGACCACAAGATTGATTAGTATTGAATTTGGACCTAGTCTGTGAAAGAATCATCATGAAATTTCCAGAAATAAAGATTTTGAATTAAAAAATTGAATCAACATTGTTTGAACAGAGGAACTACGTCGGCACGAACGTACTACGTCCGCACGAGGTAATCTTCATTCGTTTGAAAACCTTTCATTCGCATGAAAGGTTCTCAATCGCGCGAAAATGTCCAAAATGCCTAAAAGGCATTTTTGATCGTCGTGACGAGATGAGTGTCCagaaaaaatttggtgattgaaaTTTCTTTTCGAGTTTTTAACGACAAACACGGGTTGTTCTGGGACACCGTCGGGAGCTTTAGAGAACAGATACGATGATGTGATCACATAATGTTGAAGATAGTGGGGTAGTCATTGATACCTATGCAGACATTTTATCATTTTTCTAGAGACAATTAATGGGCCAACAAGAAAAAATCCGCAATGATGAAAAATACACTTTTGTGGACCAAAATGGCATATTTTCCACATAGTTAAGTTTTTCTATGAAAAGAAAGGACTGGATTTGCCAAGTTTGAGGGGGAAATTCAGTGAAAAGTTTAGAGAGgtcagaatttgcaaaaatgaggggAACTAAAAATTTTATTAGAATATATTGAAATTCTGGAATTTTTGAAATTCAGACATGCAACAGTATACGTATGGTTCCGACTTCAGCTTTGTCTGGGGATGCATAAAATTTGGATTCATTAGT from Helianthus annuus cultivar XRQ/B chromosome 7, HanXRQr2.0-SUNRISE, whole genome shotgun sequence includes the following:
- the LOC110867760 gene encoding mitogen-activated protein kinase kinase kinase 17; translation: MHPPMEDWVRCQAIGQGSSANVSLAKPANHTSRFPPLIAVKSCHVARSSSLKNEFTILNELKGCPEIVECYGECFTLENSERLYNVVLEYACGGSLADKVKSSENLRLSESVVRRYTKSILKGLQFIHRRGFVHCDIKLQNVLVFSGDNVKIADFGLAKKADAAEAAEGFDTKYEVRGTPLYMSPETVSGGEQGPAADVWAVGCVVSEMISGKPAWRCTDIGALLMKIGSGDDIPAIPGKLSDVGKDFLGKCFEKDVSKRWTAEMLLNHPFMDGEDEFPSNSPRNPFDFPEWESERWDMVTVTTTTTKSFSSPELESWAGVEACVSTASRLQQLVVEERPDWFFTSSWITVREPQFS